In the Nicotiana tabacum cultivar K326 chromosome 16, ASM71507v2, whole genome shotgun sequence genome, one interval contains:
- the LOC107831847 gene encoding phosphatidylinositol 4-kinase gamma 7 isoform X1, with product MSRNADSPVQTQMAVAIFKSPLGGEYHGKSRTEGKPAGRRRVFVQTETGCVLGMELDRSDNAHTVKRRLQLALNYPIEESSLTFGDRVLKNDLSAVRNDSPLLLTRNFMHRSSSTPCLSPTGRDIQPRDQSGPIEILGNAGQFAKTKQIIKEIVKAIKTGVDPLPVHSGLGGAYYFRNSRGESVAIVKPTDEEPFAPNNPKGFVGKALGQPGLKRSVRVGETGFREVAAYLLDYDHFANVPATALVKITHSVFNVNDGVNGDKPHSKKQLVSKIASFQQFIPHDFDASDHGTSNFPVAVVHRIGILDIRIFNTDRHAGNLLVRKLDGIGRFGQVDLIPIDHGLCLPESLEDPYFEWIHWPQASIPFTDDELEYIQKLDPIRDSEMLRSELPMIREACLRVLVLSTIFLKEAAAYGLCLAEIGEMMSREFRSGEEEPSELEVVCLEARRLISEREILSPKAEVDEEFQFDIDCEDAGYDYSPKLISQDFMNRNPFHFPIGGNGCFPLSKLDESIEEEESEEEEEKSFTCVPAPANNVTTMSKLSMSLKNTSLGEKKLKFPKFSGTKPENGYLAGSSSGHRSANEQLPASVSFVKLADMNDSEWALFLEKFEELLYPAFAKRKSITLGQRQRQRLGTSCQF from the coding sequence ATGTCTCGTAACGCGGATAGTCCTGTTCAGACCCAGATGGCTGTGGCAATCTTCAAGAGCCCACTTGGTGGGGAGTACCATGGAAAGAGTAGGACGGAAGGGAAACCGGCTGGGAGGAGACGTGTTTTTGTGCAAACTGAAACTGGTTGTGTACTGGGGATGGAATTAGACCGCAGTGACAATGCGCATACTGTGAAGAGAAGGTTGCAGCTTGCACTTAACTACCCAATTGAGGAGAGTTCTTTGACATTTGGTGATAGGGTGCTGAAGAATGATCTTAGTGCTGTCCGGAATGATTCCCCTCTACTGCTGACGAGGAACTTTATGCACAGAAGTTCATCAACTCCATGCCTTTCACCCACAGGGAGGGATATCCAACCAAGAGATCAAAGTGGTCCCATTGAAATACTGGGAAACGCAGGTCAGTTTGCCAAGACAAAGCAAATTATCAAAGAAATTGTGAAGGCAATAAAGACTGGCGTTGATCCACTCCCCGTCCATAGTGGACTTGGAGGGGCgtattattttagaaatagcAGAGGTGAGAGTGTTGCTATTGTGAAGCCCACAGATGAAGAACCATTTGCACCAAACAATCCGAAAGGATTTGTTGGCAAAGCTCTTGGGCAGCCAGGCTTAAAACGATCAGTCAGAGTTGGGGAAACAGGGTTTAGGGAGGTGGCTGCATATCTTCTTGACTATGATCATTTTGCCAATGTGCCAGCTACTGCATTGGTGAAAATTACTCACTCAGTCTTCAATGTCAACGATGGTGTAAATGGAGACAAGCCTCATAGCAAGAAGCAGCTTGTCAGCAAGATTGCGTCTTTTCAACAGTTCATTCCTCATGATTTTGATGCCAGTGACCATGGAACCTCAAACTTCCCTGTTGCTGTAGTGCATCGGATTGGGATATTAGACATTAGGATTTTTAACACAGATAGACATGCAGGAAATCTTTTAGTTAGGAAGCTTGATGGTATTGGAAGATTTGGTCAAGTAGATCTCATCCCCATTGATCATGGTCTCTGTCTACCAGAGAGCTTAGAAGATCCGTATTTTGAGTGGATCCATTGGCCCCAGGCATCTATTCCATTCACAGACGATGAACTTGAGTACATACAGAAACTTGATCCTATTCGGGACTCTGAGATGCTACGAAGTGAGCTCCCTATGATTCGTGAAGCTTGCCTTCGTGTCTTGGTCCTTTCCACCATTTTTCTCAAGGAAGCCGCTGCTTATGGTCTCTGCCTTGCTGAAATTGGTGAGATGATGAGCAGGGAATTCCGAAGTGGGGAGGAGGAACCAAGTGAGCTTGAAGTTGTTTGCTTGGAGGCAAGAAGGCTGATTTCTGAGAGGGAGATTCTTTCTCCAAAGGCTGAAGTGGATGAGGAGTTTCAATTTGACATAGATTGCGAAGATGCTGGATATGATTATAGTCCCAAATTGATTTCTCAGGACTTCATGAACCGAAACCCATTTCATTTTCCAATTGGAGGAAATGGCTGCTTCCCACTCTCTAAACTAGATGAAAGTATCGAGGAAGAGGAAAGcgaggaagaagaggaaaagagcTTTACTTGTGTTCCTGCCCCAGCAAATAACGTTACTACAATGTCAAAACTTTCAATGTCTCTCAAGAATACCAGCTTAGGTGAGAAGAAActgaaatttccaaaattttcaggAACAAAACCAGAAAATGGCTATCTGGCTGGTTCCTCCTCTGGACATAGGAGCGCAAATGAGCAGCTTCCTGCAAGTGTCAGCTTTGTGAAGCTAGCAGATATGAATGACAGCGAGTGGGCTTTGTTTCTAGAGAAGTTTGAAGAGCTGCTTTACCCAGCTTTTGCCAAGCGCAAGTCTATCACCCTTGGTCAGAGGCAGAGACAAAGGCTTGGGACTTCTTGCCAGTTTTGA
- the LOC107831847 gene encoding phosphatidylinositol 4-kinase gamma 7 isoform X2: MAVAIFKSPLGGEYHGKSRTEGKPAGRRRVFVQTETGCVLGMELDRSDNAHTVKRRLQLALNYPIEESSLTFGDRVLKNDLSAVRNDSPLLLTRNFMHRSSSTPCLSPTGRDIQPRDQSGPIEILGNAGQFAKTKQIIKEIVKAIKTGVDPLPVHSGLGGAYYFRNSRGESVAIVKPTDEEPFAPNNPKGFVGKALGQPGLKRSVRVGETGFREVAAYLLDYDHFANVPATALVKITHSVFNVNDGVNGDKPHSKKQLVSKIASFQQFIPHDFDASDHGTSNFPVAVVHRIGILDIRIFNTDRHAGNLLVRKLDGIGRFGQVDLIPIDHGLCLPESLEDPYFEWIHWPQASIPFTDDELEYIQKLDPIRDSEMLRSELPMIREACLRVLVLSTIFLKEAAAYGLCLAEIGEMMSREFRSGEEEPSELEVVCLEARRLISEREILSPKAEVDEEFQFDIDCEDAGYDYSPKLISQDFMNRNPFHFPIGGNGCFPLSKLDESIEEEESEEEEEKSFTCVPAPANNVTTMSKLSMSLKNTSLGEKKLKFPKFSGTKPENGYLAGSSSGHRSANEQLPASVSFVKLADMNDSEWALFLEKFEELLYPAFAKRKSITLGQRQRQRLGTSCQF, from the coding sequence ATGGCTGTGGCAATCTTCAAGAGCCCACTTGGTGGGGAGTACCATGGAAAGAGTAGGACGGAAGGGAAACCGGCTGGGAGGAGACGTGTTTTTGTGCAAACTGAAACTGGTTGTGTACTGGGGATGGAATTAGACCGCAGTGACAATGCGCATACTGTGAAGAGAAGGTTGCAGCTTGCACTTAACTACCCAATTGAGGAGAGTTCTTTGACATTTGGTGATAGGGTGCTGAAGAATGATCTTAGTGCTGTCCGGAATGATTCCCCTCTACTGCTGACGAGGAACTTTATGCACAGAAGTTCATCAACTCCATGCCTTTCACCCACAGGGAGGGATATCCAACCAAGAGATCAAAGTGGTCCCATTGAAATACTGGGAAACGCAGGTCAGTTTGCCAAGACAAAGCAAATTATCAAAGAAATTGTGAAGGCAATAAAGACTGGCGTTGATCCACTCCCCGTCCATAGTGGACTTGGAGGGGCgtattattttagaaatagcAGAGGTGAGAGTGTTGCTATTGTGAAGCCCACAGATGAAGAACCATTTGCACCAAACAATCCGAAAGGATTTGTTGGCAAAGCTCTTGGGCAGCCAGGCTTAAAACGATCAGTCAGAGTTGGGGAAACAGGGTTTAGGGAGGTGGCTGCATATCTTCTTGACTATGATCATTTTGCCAATGTGCCAGCTACTGCATTGGTGAAAATTACTCACTCAGTCTTCAATGTCAACGATGGTGTAAATGGAGACAAGCCTCATAGCAAGAAGCAGCTTGTCAGCAAGATTGCGTCTTTTCAACAGTTCATTCCTCATGATTTTGATGCCAGTGACCATGGAACCTCAAACTTCCCTGTTGCTGTAGTGCATCGGATTGGGATATTAGACATTAGGATTTTTAACACAGATAGACATGCAGGAAATCTTTTAGTTAGGAAGCTTGATGGTATTGGAAGATTTGGTCAAGTAGATCTCATCCCCATTGATCATGGTCTCTGTCTACCAGAGAGCTTAGAAGATCCGTATTTTGAGTGGATCCATTGGCCCCAGGCATCTATTCCATTCACAGACGATGAACTTGAGTACATACAGAAACTTGATCCTATTCGGGACTCTGAGATGCTACGAAGTGAGCTCCCTATGATTCGTGAAGCTTGCCTTCGTGTCTTGGTCCTTTCCACCATTTTTCTCAAGGAAGCCGCTGCTTATGGTCTCTGCCTTGCTGAAATTGGTGAGATGATGAGCAGGGAATTCCGAAGTGGGGAGGAGGAACCAAGTGAGCTTGAAGTTGTTTGCTTGGAGGCAAGAAGGCTGATTTCTGAGAGGGAGATTCTTTCTCCAAAGGCTGAAGTGGATGAGGAGTTTCAATTTGACATAGATTGCGAAGATGCTGGATATGATTATAGTCCCAAATTGATTTCTCAGGACTTCATGAACCGAAACCCATTTCATTTTCCAATTGGAGGAAATGGCTGCTTCCCACTCTCTAAACTAGATGAAAGTATCGAGGAAGAGGAAAGcgaggaagaagaggaaaagagcTTTACTTGTGTTCCTGCCCCAGCAAATAACGTTACTACAATGTCAAAACTTTCAATGTCTCTCAAGAATACCAGCTTAGGTGAGAAGAAActgaaatttccaaaattttcaggAACAAAACCAGAAAATGGCTATCTGGCTGGTTCCTCCTCTGGACATAGGAGCGCAAATGAGCAGCTTCCTGCAAGTGTCAGCTTTGTGAAGCTAGCAGATATGAATGACAGCGAGTGGGCTTTGTTTCTAGAGAAGTTTGAAGAGCTGCTTTACCCAGCTTTTGCCAAGCGCAAGTCTATCACCCTTGGTCAGAGGCAGAGACAAAGGCTTGGGACTTCTTGCCAGTTTTGA